A section of the Rhizobium sp. BG4 genome encodes:
- a CDS encoding DUF2441 domain-containing protein yields MITMSETLFHFAPTKLGPGSIIEPGNWGRILKRYNTVNNNGWIIARELLFEGVRTHMFPDKPSRLSSSFAFRTKVEADRYQQANDGNLLNVLHEVEIADRALPQHEGRLRHLDWPEQGVPFLDPTRLKAMQYWQGIGNGDAEIVTASPLRILRAL; encoded by the coding sequence ATGATTACAATGTCGGAGACCCTATTCCATTTCGCGCCGACGAAGCTCGGCCCAGGAAGCATTATAGAACCAGGAAACTGGGGACGCATCCTGAAGCGCTATAACACGGTCAACAACAACGGTTGGATTATAGCGCGTGAACTTTTATTCGAGGGCGTGAGAACACACATGTTTCCAGACAAGCCCTCTAGGTTGTCATCTAGTTTTGCTTTTCGCACCAAGGTCGAAGCGGATCGATATCAACAGGCCAACGACGGCAACCTCTTGAATGTGTTGCATGAAGTCGAAATCGCCGACCGAGCCCTGCCACAGCACGAAGGCAGGCTCAGGCATCTCGACTGGCCCGAACAAGGCGTGCCCTTCTTAGATCCGACAAGGCTGAAAGCGATGCAATATTGGCAAGGCATTGGGAACGGCGATGCCGAGATAGTTACTGCCTCGCCGCTACGAATTTTGAGGGCGCTCTAA
- a CDS encoding DUF4174 domain-containing protein has product MLKSFVREILGTEPHTVSTPRCLRPFGGKKRVLLVFADAEDDRASRQDDLLRKAHLRFIEEDIEVFNIAGGGVFPLFDDPHDLDADELRETLDGPQPGEFGLILLDRDGRVKLRASEPMRPEEIIGALAAMPH; this is encoded by the coding sequence ATGCTGAAATCATTCGTACGGGAAATTCTCGGAACCGAGCCGCACACGGTCTCGACGCCGCGCTGCCTCAGGCCGTTCGGCGGCAAGAAGCGCGTGCTGCTGGTGTTTGCCGATGCCGAAGACGATCGCGCATCGCGCCAGGACGATCTCTTGCGCAAGGCGCATCTGCGGTTCATCGAGGAAGATATCGAGGTCTTCAACATTGCCGGCGGCGGCGTGTTTCCGCTGTTCGACGATCCGCATGATCTGGATGCCGACGAGCTGCGCGAGACGCTCGATGGTCCGCAACCGGGCGAGTTCGGGCTGATCCTGCTCGATCGCGACGGCCGGGTGAAGCTGCGCGCCAGCGAGCCGATGCGGCCCGAGGAGATTATCGGGGCGCTGGCCGCCATGCCACATTAG
- a CDS encoding AGE family epimerase/isomerase yields the protein MASANGSSGLGNWTTRAYHRNWLLAQANDLFDFFQHQSINPKGGFYDLDDQGKPLDTEGQVRSIHIAARAVHCFAAGTLLGRPGAADVVDHGMDYLWNHHRDRKNGGYFWSLDNNGPVDSNKQGYGHAFVLLAASSAKTIGHPLADGMLADITEVLNTRFWEASHGAIAEEFTADWQPLDGGNYRGQNSNMHLTEALMAAFEATGDREYLTKAESIADLVIRRAAGSVGWRVAEHFGADWSLDKNYYHPNEMFRPAGTTPGHSLEWARLILQLWVLGGKKLDWLPDAAKGLFSQSMALGWDNDKGGFFYTLDWDDKPAKRNKLWWPACEAAAAAHFLNEHLPSDFHEESYRKVWNVIERRFIDHENGGWHEELTEDLVPSHSLFPGKGDIYHALQACLIPLFPATGSITKGIIEAGGKL from the coding sequence ATGGCATCGGCAAACGGCAGCAGCGGTCTCGGAAACTGGACGACCCGCGCCTATCACCGCAACTGGCTCCTGGCCCAGGCAAACGACCTTTTCGATTTCTTCCAGCACCAGTCGATCAACCCGAAGGGCGGATTCTACGATCTCGATGATCAGGGCAAGCCGCTCGACACCGAGGGTCAGGTGCGCAGCATCCATATTGCCGCCCGCGCCGTCCACTGCTTTGCCGCCGGCACCCTGCTCGGCCGCCCCGGCGCCGCCGATGTCGTCGACCACGGTATGGACTATCTCTGGAACCATCACCGCGACCGCAAGAACGGTGGCTATTTCTGGTCCCTCGACAATAACGGCCCCGTCGATTCCAACAAGCAGGGCTATGGCCACGCCTTCGTGCTGCTCGCCGCATCTTCAGCCAAGACCATCGGCCACCCGCTGGCCGACGGCATGCTTGCCGATATCACCGAGGTCCTGAACACCCGCTTCTGGGAAGCCAGCCACGGCGCCATCGCCGAGGAATTCACCGCCGACTGGCAGCCGCTCGATGGCGGCAATTACCGCGGCCAGAACTCCAACATGCACCTGACGGAAGCGCTGATGGCCGCCTTCGAGGCAACCGGCGACCGCGAATATCTGACCAAGGCCGAAAGCATCGCCGATCTCGTCATCCGCCGCGCGGCGGGTTCGGTCGGCTGGCGCGTCGCCGAGCATTTCGGCGCCGACTGGAGCCTCGACAAGAACTACTATCACCCGAACGAAATGTTCCGCCCGGCCGGCACCACGCCCGGCCACTCGCTGGAATGGGCCCGCCTCATCCTGCAGCTCTGGGTTCTCGGCGGCAAGAAGCTGGACTGGCTGCCGGATGCCGCCAAGGGCCTGTTCTCGCAGTCGATGGCGCTCGGCTGGGACAATGACAAGGGCGGTTTCTTCTATACGCTCGATTGGGACGACAAGCCCGCCAAGCGCAACAAGCTCTGGTGGCCGGCCTGCGAAGCGGCAGCCGCCGCCCACTTCCTCAACGAGCATCTGCCGAGCGATTTCCACGAGGAAAGCTACCGCAAGGTCTGGAACGTCATCGAACGCCGCTTCATCGATCACGAGAACGGCGGCTGGCACGAAGAGCTGACGGAAGACCTCGTGCCCTCGCACAGCCTGTTCCCCGGCAAGGGCGACATCTACCACGCCCTGCAGGCCTGCCTGATCCCGCTCTTCCCGGCGACCGGCAGCATCACCAAGGGTATCATCGAAGCCGGCGGCAAGCTCTAA
- a CDS encoding SIMPL domain-containing protein, with protein MALQNTRKLALGLLITAAAVLPVTAAAIADDSKPREAVIMVSGDGQSSVAPDMAIVNLSVVKQAKTAREALDENNKAMTEVLAALKKGGIAEKDLQTAGFSVQPQYNYPQSTDGQPKQPELIGYQVSNGITVRVRDLSKLGGIIDQSVTLGINQGGDISFTNDKPEGVIDEARKDAVASALKKAKTLTEAAGVKLGRILEISENSARPMPQPVYRAAMMKEAADASVPVQGGENTYNVTVNVTFALEQ; from the coding sequence ATGGCGCTGCAGAATACCAGGAAACTCGCGCTCGGTCTTTTGATAACGGCAGCGGCCGTGCTGCCGGTGACGGCGGCGGCGATTGCCGATGATTCCAAGCCGCGCGAGGCCGTGATCATGGTTTCGGGGGACGGGCAGTCTTCGGTGGCGCCCGACATGGCGATCGTCAATCTCTCCGTCGTCAAGCAGGCGAAGACGGCGCGCGAGGCACTCGACGAGAACAACAAGGCGATGACCGAGGTTCTGGCGGCGCTGAAGAAGGGCGGGATTGCCGAGAAGGACCTGCAGACCGCCGGTTTCTCCGTGCAGCCGCAATATAACTATCCGCAGAGCACCGACGGCCAGCCGAAGCAGCCGGAGCTGATCGGCTACCAGGTGTCGAATGGAATCACCGTGCGCGTGCGCGATCTTTCCAAGCTCGGCGGCATCATCGACCAGTCGGTGACATTGGGGATCAACCAGGGTGGCGACATCAGCTTCACCAACGACAAGCCGGAAGGCGTCATCGACGAGGCGCGCAAGGATGCGGTCGCCTCGGCGCTGAAGAAGGCGAAGACGCTGACGGAAGCGGCGGGCGTCAAGCTCGGCCGGATCCTCGAAATCAGCGAAAACAGCGCCCGCCCGATGCCGCAGCCGGTCTATCGCGCCGCGATGATGAAGGAGGCCGCCGATGCCTCGGTGCCGGTTCAGGGCGGCGAGAACACCTATAATGTTACGGTCAATGTCACCTTCGCGCTCGAGCAGTAA
- a CDS encoding penicillin-binding protein 2: MSIIHAVTSRSGRVVRLTFGSGSREKRLRSSGRRDKQTRSRIFTLAGALLMVFSTMTGKLVYYAMLTDDETSSIPPNAIVASRPDIVDRNGQVLATDVRTVSMFAEPIRVVDADEAVEKLTQLFPDLDRKSLYQKLSDRKSHFTWLRRQLTPKQQSEVLALGLPAIGFRPEVKRFYPAGRTAAHILGYVDIDNHGVAGMEKYLDSQGLSDLASTGLASDNSLEPVKLSIDIRAQNIVHDVVTDALTTYQSKSAGAVILDIHTGEVIAMASAPDFDPNDPKATGGEGWLNRMSNGTDEMGSVFKTFSIAMAIDTGTVKLSDSFDASAPLHYGGFTIHDDRDVPRRVLSIPEIFRYSSNIGTARMMDKVGMDIQKDYLTRFGLLSRMQTELPEVKAPSQPKVWKKINSITIAFGHGVATTPMQTAVAGAALIDDGKLIEPTFFPRTQEEAEKTESQVVKKSTSDTIRYLFRLNGEQGTGRAADVPGFHVGGKTGTANKVINGVYSHKLSFNSFLAAFPMTNPKYVVLSFIDQPLTGVHNLNLAAETAAPMVHDIIARTAPLLGVEPDFGQNLLAGY, from the coding sequence ATGTCGATTATTCATGCCGTAACCTCCCGGAGTGGCCGGGTTGTCAGACTGACCTTCGGTTCCGGATCGCGCGAGAAGCGTTTGCGATCCAGTGGCCGCCGAGACAAGCAGACGCGATCGCGTATCTTTACGCTCGCGGGCGCTCTTCTCATGGTCTTTTCTACGATGACCGGAAAGCTCGTCTATTATGCGATGCTGACAGACGATGAGACGTCGAGCATCCCGCCGAACGCTATTGTCGCGTCGCGGCCGGATATCGTCGATCGCAATGGGCAGGTGCTCGCCACCGATGTCCGCACCGTCTCGATGTTTGCCGAGCCGATCCGCGTCGTCGATGCCGACGAGGCGGTGGAGAAGCTGACGCAGCTGTTTCCCGATCTCGATCGCAAGTCGCTCTACCAGAAGCTTTCCGACCGCAAGTCGCACTTCACCTGGCTGCGCCGCCAGCTGACGCCGAAGCAGCAGAGCGAGGTTCTGGCGCTCGGCCTGCCGGCGATCGGCTTCCGGCCGGAGGTCAAGCGCTTCTATCCGGCGGGCCGCACGGCAGCGCATATTCTCGGCTATGTCGATATCGACAATCATGGCGTGGCCGGCATGGAGAAATATCTCGATAGCCAGGGGCTATCCGACCTCGCCTCGACCGGGCTTGCCAGCGACAACAGCCTGGAGCCGGTGAAGCTCTCGATCGATATCCGCGCCCAGAACATCGTCCACGATGTCGTGACGGACGCGCTGACCACCTATCAAAGCAAGTCGGCGGGCGCCGTCATTCTCGATATCCATACGGGCGAGGTGATCGCCATGGCCTCGGCGCCGGATTTCGATCCGAACGACCCGAAGGCGACGGGCGGGGAGGGTTGGCTGAACCGCATGAGCAACGGCACCGACGAGATGGGCTCGGTGTTCAAGACCTTCTCGATCGCCATGGCGATCGACACCGGGACTGTGAAGCTCAGCGACAGTTTCGATGCCAGCGCGCCGCTGCATTATGGCGGCTTCACCATTCATGACGACCGCGACGTGCCGCGGCGCGTGCTGTCGATCCCTGAGATCTTCCGCTACTCGTCCAACATCGGCACCGCCCGGATGATGGACAAGGTCGGCATGGATATCCAGAAGGACTATCTGACCCGCTTCGGCCTGTTGTCACGCATGCAGACCGAACTGCCCGAGGTGAAGGCGCCGAGCCAGCCGAAGGTGTGGAAGAAGATCAACTCGATCACCATCGCCTTCGGCCATGGCGTGGCGACGACGCCGATGCAGACGGCGGTCGCGGGTGCGGCGCTGATCGACGACGGCAAACTGATCGAGCCGACCTTCTTTCCGCGCACGCAGGAGGAGGCGGAAAAGACCGAATCCCAGGTGGTCAAGAAAAGCACCAGCGACACGATCCGCTATCTCTTCCGCTTGAACGGCGAGCAGGGCACCGGCCGCGCCGCCGATGTTCCGGGCTTCCATGTGGGCGGCAAGACGGGGACGGCCAACAAGGTCATCAACGGCGTCTATTCGCACAAGCTGAGCTTCAACTCGTTCCTCGCCGCCTTCCCGATGACCAACCCGAAATATGTCGTGCTGTCCTTCATCGACCAGCCGCTGACCGGCGTGCACAACCTGAACCTGGCGGCAGAAACCGCCGCCCCGATGGTGCACGACATCATCGCGCGCACAGCGCCGCTGCTCGGTGTCGAACCGGATTTCGGGCAAAACCTGCTGGCGGGCTATTGA
- a CDS encoding SpoVR family protein codes for MTAAAVKERLLFEGADWDFSTLQRIHDACEEIALKELGLDVYPNQIEVITSEQMLDAYSSTGMPLFYRHWSFGKHFAHHEAFYRRGMRDLAYEIVINSSPCISYLMEENTATMQTLVIAHAAFGHNHFFKNNYLFKLWTDAEGILDYLDFAKGYIARCEERYGEIAVERTLDAAHALMSHGVHRHAGKVKLNLREEQKREEERRRHEEQMFNDLWRTVPAGKAASAADIDLERRRAALGLPQDNLLYFLEKSAPRLQPWQREILRIVRHVAQYFHPQRQTKVMNEGTATYVHYRIMNRLHDKGQLSDGNYLEFLKSHANVVFQPTYDDRRFSGFNPYALGFAMMQDIERIVTQPTEEDRAWFPDIAGRGDVMGVLRGIWADYRDESFVAQFLSPHLIRQLRLFHLYDDPEQEEGILVSAIHDERGYRRIRRQLAKEYDIGWTDPGIEIVDVDLAGDRRLLVQHRVTNDWMLQENDTKLVLQHLADLWGYDVLLQEIDGDDAIVAEHHASPRGKLF; via the coding sequence ATGACGGCTGCGGCGGTGAAGGAAAGACTGCTCTTCGAGGGCGCCGACTGGGACTTCTCGACACTGCAGCGCATCCACGATGCCTGCGAGGAAATCGCCCTCAAGGAACTCGGCCTCGACGTCTATCCGAACCAGATCGAGGTGATCACCTCGGAGCAGATGCTGGATGCCTATTCCTCGACCGGCATGCCGCTCTTCTACCGCCACTGGTCCTTCGGCAAGCATTTTGCCCATCACGAAGCCTTCTACCGGCGCGGCATGCGCGATCTCGCCTATGAGATCGTCATCAATTCCTCGCCCTGTATTTCCTACCTGATGGAAGAAAATACGGCGACGATGCAGACGCTGGTCATCGCCCATGCCGCCTTCGGCCATAACCACTTCTTCAAGAACAACTACCTCTTCAAGCTCTGGACGGATGCCGAGGGCATTCTCGACTATCTCGATTTCGCCAAGGGCTATATCGCCCGCTGCGAAGAGCGCTACGGCGAGATCGCCGTCGAGCGGACGCTGGATGCCGCGCACGCGCTGATGTCGCATGGCGTCCACCGCCATGCCGGCAAGGTGAAGCTCAATCTGCGCGAGGAGCAGAAGCGCGAAGAGGAGCGCCGGCGTCACGAAGAGCAGATGTTCAACGATCTCTGGCGCACTGTGCCGGCCGGCAAGGCGGCGAGTGCCGCCGATATCGACCTCGAGCGGCGGCGCGCCGCGCTCGGCCTGCCGCAGGACAATCTCCTCTATTTCCTCGAAAAATCGGCGCCGCGGCTGCAGCCCTGGCAGCGTGAGATCCTGCGCATCGTTCGCCATGTGGCGCAATATTTCCACCCGCAGCGCCAGACCAAGGTGATGAACGAGGGGACCGCCACCTATGTGCACTACCGGATCATGAACCGGCTGCATGACAAGGGGCAGCTCAGCGACGGCAATTATCTCGAGTTCCTGAAGTCGCACGCCAATGTCGTCTTCCAGCCGACCTACGACGACCGCCGATTCTCGGGGTTCAATCCCTATGCGCTGGGTTTTGCGATGATGCAGGACATCGAGCGCATCGTCACGCAGCCGACCGAGGAGGACCGCGCCTGGTTCCCCGACATTGCCGGGCGCGGCGACGTCATGGGTGTGCTGCGCGGCATCTGGGCCGATTACCGCGACGAAAGCTTCGTGGCGCAGTTCCTCAGCCCGCACCTGATCCGCCAGCTGCGGCTCTTCCACCTCTATGACGATCCGGAGCAGGAGGAGGGCATCCTCGTCTCGGCGATTCACGACGAACGCGGCTACCGCCGCATCCGCCGCCAACTCGCCAAGGAATATGATATCGGCTGGACCGACCCCGGCATCGAGATCGTCGACGTCGACCTCGCCGGCGACCGGCGCCTGCTCGTCCAGCACCGCGTCACCAACGACTGGATGCTGCAGGAAAACGACACAAAACTCGTCCTCCAGCACCTCGCCGACCTCTGGGGCTACGACGTGCTCTTACAGGAAATCGACGGCGACGACGCGATCGTTGCAGAGCATCACGCGAGCCCGCGGGGCAAGCTGTTCTAA
- a CDS encoding YeaH/YhbH family protein has translation MHIVDRRLNPRGKSLENRQRFLRRAKSAVQQAVKRSLQNRNIRDVLDGGEISLPIDGMTEPSFRRGEGGISDQVLPGNRAFVEGDIIPRPPGRGGGKPKEAGEGDGEDSFRFVLTREEFLDVFLDDLELPDLAKRRLSETEEFSPARAGFSVSGSPSNIAVARTSRLAMMRRIALKRPRTEEIEALKREIEETDDEERKAALEAELKSLNEKSKRIPYIDPLDVRYRRFEDEPKPVAKAVMFCLMDVSGSMSEHMKDLAKRFYLLLYLFLSQRYKKVEIVFIRHTDRAEEVDEETFFYGPATGGTLVSSALACMRQIIAARFDPAEWNIYAAQASDGDNSYSDGSTTGQLLQHEILPLCQYFAYIEVDEESGDSSVSRSPLWALYDSIRAAALPLSMRKVCRKNEIFPVFHDLFQKRDGEKVAP, from the coding sequence ATGCACATCGTCGACCGCCGGCTGAATCCGCGCGGTAAAAGTCTGGAAAATCGTCAACGGTTCTTGCGGCGTGCCAAGAGCGCCGTGCAGCAAGCGGTGAAACGCTCCCTGCAGAACCGGAACATCCGTGATGTGCTCGATGGCGGCGAGATCAGCCTGCCGATCGACGGAATGACCGAGCCGAGTTTCCGGCGCGGTGAGGGGGGCATCAGCGATCAGGTGCTCCCCGGCAACAGAGCCTTCGTCGAGGGCGACATCATTCCGCGGCCACCCGGCCGCGGCGGCGGAAAGCCGAAGGAAGCAGGCGAGGGGGATGGCGAAGACAGCTTCCGCTTCGTTCTGACCCGCGAAGAATTCCTCGACGTCTTCCTCGACGATCTGGAGCTTCCCGATCTCGCCAAGCGGCGGCTGAGCGAAACCGAGGAATTCAGCCCGGCACGGGCAGGCTTCTCGGTCTCCGGCTCCCCCTCCAACATCGCCGTCGCCCGCACCTCGCGGCTTGCCATGATGCGCCGCATCGCGCTGAAGCGCCCACGCACCGAGGAAATCGAGGCGCTGAAGCGCGAGATCGAGGAGACCGACGACGAGGAGAGAAAGGCGGCCCTGGAGGCCGAGCTCAAGTCTCTCAACGAGAAGAGCAAGCGCATCCCCTATATCGATCCGCTCGACGTGCGCTACCGTCGCTTCGAGGACGAGCCGAAGCCGGTCGCCAAGGCGGTGATGTTCTGCCTGATGGACGTCTCGGGTTCGATGTCCGAGCACATGAAGGATCTCGCCAAGCGCTTCTACCTGCTGCTCTACCTGTTCCTGTCGCAGCGCTACAAGAAGGTGGAGATCGTCTTCATCCGTCATACCGACCGCGCCGAAGAGGTCGACGAGGAGACCTTCTTCTACGGTCCCGCCACCGGGGGCACGCTGGTCTCCAGTGCGCTTGCCTGCATGCGCCAGATCATCGCGGCGCGCTTCGATCCGGCCGAGTGGAACATCTACGCGGCCCAGGCCTCCGATGGCGACAATTCCTATTCGGACGGGTCGACCACCGGCCAGCTGCTGCAGCACGAGATCCTGCCGCTCTGCCAGTATTTCGCCTATATCGAGGTCGACGAGGAAAGCGGCGACTCCTCCGTCTCGCGCTCCCCGCTCTGGGCGCTCTATGACAGCATCCGGGCCGCGGCCCTGCCGCTATCGATGCGCAAGGTTTGCCGGAAGAATGAAATCTTCCCTGTGTTCCACGATCTGTTCCAGAAACGCGACGGAGAAAAGGTGGCGCCATGA
- a CDS encoding heme-degrading domain-containing protein, producing MTIEDDLVRIAEQEKVLAFDSFDLTSAWQLGKLLQELSTDRGLKVAIDVSLHSMQVFYAALPGATPDNVQWVRRKRNMVFRYLKSSYACGLKLKSDGKTIEDNGLSSADYAAHGGSFPINVKGTGCIGAVTVSGLPQRDDHNLAVEALALMLAKDLDSLRLG from the coding sequence ATGACCATCGAGGATGATCTGGTTCGCATCGCCGAACAGGAAAAGGTGCTCGCCTTCGACAGCTTCGACCTGACGAGCGCCTGGCAGCTCGGCAAGCTCCTGCAGGAACTTTCGACCGACCGGGGGCTGAAGGTGGCGATCGATGTGTCGCTGCATTCCATGCAGGTCTTCTACGCGGCACTGCCGGGCGCGACGCCCGACAATGTCCAGTGGGTAAGGCGCAAGCGCAACATGGTGTTTCGCTATCTGAAGAGCAGCTATGCCTGCGGGTTGAAGCTGAAATCGGATGGCAAGACGATCGAGGATAACGGGCTTTCGAGCGCCGATTACGCCGCCCATGGCGGCAGCTTCCCGATCAATGTGAAGGGCACGGGCTGCATCGGCGCGGTCACCGTATCGGGTCTGCCGCAGCGCGACGACCACAATCTCGCGGTCGAGGCGCTGGCGCTGATGCTGGCGAAGGATCTGGATTCGCTGCGGCTCGGATAG